One window of the Sebastes umbrosus isolate fSebUmb1 chromosome 1, fSebUmb1.pri, whole genome shotgun sequence genome contains the following:
- the LOC119481548 gene encoding scavenger receptor cysteine-rich type 1 protein M130-like translates to MEIYLEIDGIRLVRGSSRCSGELHVKLQGVWTDVENLYWDLKLKKCLTKRFTVAPSSLKIICSDSVRLVNGKSLCSGRLEVKSNQSWSSVCEDDFDLQDAEVVCRELGCGTPSVFQGALYGDVEAPVWTKEFQCGGHESALLDCDSSDSDRNTCSPGKAVGLTCSEPDDVRLLGGSSRCDGTLEMKQHGEWRPVAHEVFEWKQKVAAAACKQLDCGSAVSTNISTSSSSKSVWWIEHSCVQSDLMLRECLELPSIHQSYISLEVICSGNPEQ, encoded by the exons atggagatctaccTCG AGATTGATGGTATCCGGTTGGTGAGAGGATCCAGCCGCTGTTCTGGTGAGCTCCACGTGAAGCTCCAGGGAGTTTGGACAGATGTTGAAAACCTTTACTGGGACCTGAA ACTGAAGAAATGTTTAACAAAAAGGTTCACAGTTGCGCCTTCCAGTTTGAAGATCATCTGCTCAG actctgtcaggctggtgaatgggaAGAGTCTGTGttcaggcagactggaggtgaagtcCAACCAGTcgtggtcctcagtgtgtgaagaTGACTTTGACCTGCAGGATGCTgaggtggtctgtagggagCTTGGCTGTGGGACTCCTTCAGTCTTCCAGGGGGCGCTCTATGGAGACGTGGAGGCTCCGGtgtggaccaaagagttccagtgtggaggccatgagtctgctctcctggactgtGACAGCTCAGACTCAGATAGgaacacctgctcacctggcaaagctgttggactcacctgctcag AGCCTGATGATGTCAGGTTGTTAGGAGGATCCAGTCGCTGTGATGGTACGCTAGAGATGAAACAACATGGAGAGTGGAGACCAGTGGCTCATGAAGTCTTTGAATGGAAACAGAAGGTAGCAGCTGCAGCGTGTAAGCAGCTGGACTGTGGTTCTGCTGTTTCAACAAACATAAGCACCAGTTCTTCATCGAAGTCTGTGTGGTGGATCGAACATTCTTGTGTTCAGTCTGATTTGATGCTACGGGAGTGTTTGGAGCTACCTAGTATCCATCAAAGCTACATCAGCCTGGAGGTGATCTGCTCAGGTAACCCTGAACAGTGA